From the genome of Streptomyces sp. NBC_01317, one region includes:
- a CDS encoding type II toxin-antitoxin system PemK/MazF family toxin, with amino-acid sequence MIRGAVYRVDLGNAKRGHEQRGRRYGLVLSPSAMPWSVATIVPTSTSAQPAVFRPELDIAGTLTRFLVDQIRTIDVSFLHGDPVRYLDRYELAQVEHAVSHYLGI; translated from the coding sequence GTGATCCGGGGCGCCGTGTACCGGGTGGACCTGGGCAACGCCAAGCGTGGCCACGAGCAGCGCGGCAGGCGGTACGGCCTGGTCCTCAGCCCGAGCGCCATGCCCTGGAGCGTGGCCACCATCGTCCCGACCTCGACCAGTGCCCAACCCGCGGTCTTCCGCCCGGAGCTGGACATCGCGGGCACGTTGACCCGCTTCCTCGTCGACCAGATCCGTACGATCGACGTCAGCTTCCTCCACGGCGACCCCGTGCGTTACCTGGACAGGTACGAACTGGCCCAGGTGGAGCACGCGGTGAGCCACTACCTCGGTATCTGA
- a CDS encoding GuaB3 family IMP dehydrogenase-related protein encodes MTEIEIGRGKRGRRAYAFDDIAVVPSRRTRDPKEVSIAWQIDAYRFELPFLAAPMDSIVSPATAIRIGEMGGLGVLNLEGLWTRYEDPQPLLDEIAELEEATANRRLQEIYAEPIKEELIGRRIKEVRDSGVVTAAALSPQRTAQFSKAVVDAGVDIFVIRGTTVSAEHVSGAAEPLNLKQFIYELDVPVIVGGCATYTAALHLMRTGAAGVLVGFGGGAAHTTRNVLGIQVPMATAVADVAAARRDYMDESGGRYVHVIADGGVGWSGDLPKAIACGADSVMIGSPLARASDAPGKGHHWGMEAVHEDVPRGKLVDLGIVGSTEEVLTGPSHSPDGSMNFFGALKRAMATTGYSELKEFQRVEVAVGDSQHRR; translated from the coding sequence GTGACTGAGATCGAGATCGGGCGCGGCAAGCGCGGCCGCAGGGCGTACGCGTTCGACGACATCGCCGTCGTCCCGAGCCGGCGCACCCGGGACCCGAAGGAGGTCTCGATCGCCTGGCAGATCGACGCCTACCGGTTCGAGCTGCCGTTCCTGGCCGCTCCGATGGACTCCATCGTCTCCCCGGCGACGGCGATCCGGATCGGTGAGATGGGCGGCCTGGGGGTGCTCAACCTGGAAGGCCTGTGGACCCGTTACGAGGACCCGCAGCCGCTGCTCGACGAGATCGCGGAGCTGGAGGAGGCGACCGCGAACCGCCGCCTCCAGGAGATCTACGCGGAGCCGATCAAGGAAGAGCTGATCGGCCGGCGCATCAAGGAGGTGCGGGACTCCGGGGTGGTCACGGCCGCCGCGCTCTCGCCGCAGCGCACCGCGCAGTTCTCCAAGGCCGTGGTGGACGCCGGGGTCGACATCTTCGTCATCCGCGGGACGACGGTCTCCGCCGAGCACGTCTCGGGAGCGGCCGAGCCGCTGAACCTCAAGCAGTTCATCTACGAGCTGGACGTCCCGGTCATCGTCGGCGGCTGCGCCACGTACACGGCGGCGCTCCACCTGATGCGTACGGGCGCGGCGGGCGTGCTGGTCGGCTTCGGCGGCGGCGCCGCGCACACCACCCGTAACGTGCTGGGCATCCAGGTCCCGATGGCGACGGCCGTGGCGGACGTCGCGGCGGCGCGGCGGGACTACATGGACGAGTCCGGCGGCCGGTACGTGCACGTCATCGCGGACGGCGGGGTCGGCTGGTCCGGCGACCTGCCCAAGGCGATCGCGTGCGGCGCGGACTCGGTGATGATCGGCTCCCCGCTGGCGCGGGCGTCGGACGCGCCGGGCAAGGGCCACCACTGGGGCATGGAGGCGGTCCACGAGGACGTGCCGCGCGGCAAGCTGGTGGACCTGGGGATCGTCGGCAGTACGGAGGAGGTCCTGACGGGCCCCTCGCACAGCCCGGACGGTTCGATGAACTTCTTCGGCGCGCTGAAGCGGGCGATGGCGACGACGGGGTACAGCGAACTCAAGGAGTTCCAGCGGGTCGAGGTGGCGGTGGGGGACTCCCAGCACCGCCGTTGA
- the guaB gene encoding IMP dehydrogenase has translation MTAYVDGVPEKFATLGLTYDDVLLLPGASEVLPNQVDTSSLVSRNVRVNIPLLSAAMDKVTEARMAIAMARQGGVGVLHRNLSIADQANQVDLVKRSESGMVTDPITVHPDATLAEADQLCAKFRISGVPVTDRAGKLLGIVTNRDMAFESDRGRQVREVMTPMPLVTGKVGISGVDAMHLLRRHKIEKLPLVDDAGILKGLITVKDFVKAEKYPNAAKDGEGRLLVGAAVGASPEALERSQALVAAGVDFLVVDTSHGHNSNALSWMSKIKSSVPVDVIGGNVATRDGAQALIDAGVDGVKVGVGPGSICTTRVVAGIGVPQVTAIYEAAVVCRAAGIPVIGDGGLQYSGDIGKALAAGASTVMLGSLLAGCEESPGELQFINGKQFKSYRGMGSLGAMQSRGQGRSYSKDRYFQGDVSADDKLVPEGIEGQVPFRGPLGAVLHQLIGGLRQTMGYVGAASIDEMEHKGRFVRITAAGLKESHPHDIQMTVEAPNYNQH, from the coding sequence ATGACTGCATACGTCGACGGAGTGCCTGAGAAATTCGCGACGCTCGGGCTGACATACGACGACGTGCTGCTGCTGCCGGGCGCCTCGGAGGTCCTGCCGAACCAGGTGGACACCTCGTCCCTGGTCTCCCGCAACGTCCGCGTGAACATCCCGCTGCTCTCCGCCGCGATGGACAAGGTCACCGAGGCCCGCATGGCGATCGCCATGGCGCGGCAGGGCGGCGTCGGCGTGCTGCACCGCAACCTGTCCATCGCCGACCAGGCCAACCAGGTCGACCTGGTCAAGCGCTCCGAGTCCGGGATGGTCACCGACCCCATCACGGTGCACCCCGACGCGACGCTGGCCGAGGCCGACCAGCTCTGCGCCAAGTTCCGGATCAGCGGCGTCCCGGTCACCGACCGCGCGGGCAAGCTGCTCGGCATCGTCACCAACCGCGACATGGCGTTCGAGTCGGACCGCGGCCGCCAGGTGCGCGAGGTCATGACCCCCATGCCGCTCGTCACAGGCAAGGTCGGCATCTCCGGCGTGGACGCCATGCACCTGCTGCGGCGCCACAAGATCGAGAAGCTGCCGCTGGTCGACGACGCGGGCATCCTCAAGGGCCTCATCACGGTCAAGGACTTCGTCAAGGCCGAGAAGTACCCGAACGCGGCGAAGGACGGCGAGGGCCGGCTGCTGGTCGGCGCCGCCGTCGGCGCCAGCCCCGAGGCGCTGGAGCGCTCGCAGGCGCTGGTCGCGGCCGGGGTCGACTTCCTGGTCGTGGACACCTCCCACGGCCACAACAGCAACGCGCTCAGCTGGATGTCCAAGATCAAGTCGAGCGTCCCGGTGGACGTCATCGGCGGGAACGTCGCCACCCGTGACGGCGCGCAGGCGCTGATCGACGCGGGTGTGGACGGCGTCAAGGTCGGCGTGGGCCCCGGTTCGATCTGTACGACCCGCGTGGTCGCCGGCATCGGCGTCCCGCAGGTCACGGCGATCTACGAGGCCGCGGTGGTCTGCCGCGCGGCGGGCATCCCGGTCATCGGCGACGGCGGCCTCCAGTACTCGGGCGACATCGGCAAGGCGCTGGCCGCCGGCGCGTCCACCGTCATGCTGGGCAGCCTGCTCGCGGGCTGCGAGGAGTCCCCGGGCGAGCTCCAGTTCATCAACGGCAAGCAGTTCAAGTCGTACCGCGGGATGGGGTCGCTCGGTGCGATGCAGTCGCGCGGCCAGGGCCGTTCGTACTCGAAGGACCGCTACTTCCAGGGCGACGTGTCGGCGGACGACAAGCTGGTGCCCGAGGGCATCGAGGGCCAGGTGCCGTTCCGCGGCCCGCTGGGCGCGGTGCTGCACCAGCTGATCGGCGGACTGCGGCAGACCATGGGGTACGTGGGCGCGGCGTCCATCGACGAGATGGAGCACAAGGGCCGGTTCGTACGGATCACCGCGGCGGGCCTCAAGGAGAGCCATCCGCACGACATCCAGATGACCGTCGAGGCGCCGAACTACAACCAGCACTGA
- a CDS encoding sigma-70 family RNA polymerase sigma factor, with the protein MRDDETTVIGALVHRAVDGDEQATHDLLARVHPLALRYCRTRLSRLPGDARHFTEDLAQEVCVAVLMALPRYRDTGRPFEAFVFAIAGHKVADLQRAAMRHPGSTAVPSDEMPERPDDSLGPEERALLSSDAEWAKKLLANLPENQRELLVLRVAVGLTAEETGQMLGMSPGAVRVAQHRALSRLRALAEQ; encoded by the coding sequence ATGCGCGATGACGAGACCACGGTGATCGGTGCGCTCGTTCATCGTGCTGTCGACGGCGACGAGCAGGCCACGCATGATCTCCTGGCCCGCGTCCACCCGCTCGCGCTGCGCTACTGCCGTACGCGGCTGAGCCGGCTGCCGGGCGACGCCCGTCATTTCACCGAAGACCTCGCGCAGGAAGTCTGCGTCGCGGTCCTGATGGCCCTGCCGCGCTACCGCGACACCGGCCGCCCCTTCGAGGCGTTCGTCTTCGCGATCGCCGGGCACAAGGTCGCCGATCTCCAGCGGGCCGCCATGCGGCACCCGGGATCCACGGCCGTACCGTCCGACGAGATGCCCGAGCGTCCCGACGACTCGCTCGGGCCGGAGGAGCGGGCGCTGCTCAGCAGTGACGCCGAATGGGCCAAGAAACTCCTGGCCAACCTCCCGGAGAACCAGCGCGAGCTGCTCGTCCTGCGGGTGGCGGTCGGACTGACCGCCGAGGAGACCGGCCAGATGCTCGGGATGTCCCCGGGCGCGGTGCGGGTCGCCCAGCACCGCGCCCTGAGCAGACTGCGCGCGCTGGCGGAACAGTGA